From the genome of Neomonachus schauinslandi chromosome 1, ASM220157v2, whole genome shotgun sequence:
gggaggcagggagcccaCTTAGCTCTCAGGAATCACCTGCCAACAGTAACCCCAGAGAGCATAAGGTCATCCTCAACCTGACTGCGAGTTACAATCACCAGAAAGCAGtttgtttttcaccttttttaTTGTACATAACAAAACatagaatttatctttttaaccatttttaggtgtacgattcagtggcattaagtacattcacactgtggtgcagccatcaccaccatccctctCTAGAACtctctcatcttcccaaacagaGGCTCTATATCagttaaacagtaactccccattcccctccccatcccaactcctggcaaccacctttctattttctgtctctatgaatttgaccactctagatacctcatataagtggaatcatacaatatttgtccttttgtgtctgcaGGGGCGATTTTAAAAACCTgaaccccagaccaattaaatcaggaCCTCCAGGGTAGGgcccaaacatttaaaaagctctCTGATGATTCTAATGGGCTGCCTTGAAAACCACTGGGTTAGAAGGTCTTCGAATAACAAACACATCTCAGCACCTGCTGGCTGATGACGAAAATTCCTTTAGTCATCGGCAAAGCtaaggattttctttcttcagcTGGAGATGAGGGGCTTAAAATGACTGAGATATCACAGTGACTGAAACTCATCTGCTAAAGATTAATCTATCAGTCAACAAGTGTACTTGGGTATTAGACACTGCCTCCTTTTGAAAGCCAGGCTGACTCAGAGGGTAGCAGATGATAAGAAATTGTCCACTTGGAagatggggagagacagaaacaCCAGGGACTCATggtcattttgtgtgtgtgttgggaggggaTGATAAAAGTTAGCCTTGCTAACCTTTAGTTATCCTTAGGATCAACACATCTGTATACTTGCCCAGTTTACTGGAATGGGGCAACTATAACATATGGTCCCCATCAACTGTATTTTTGCATGATTCTTGagtcctacccccccccccgttttAATTTAACCACACTGACTACATTACAAAGGAACTTCACTTACATGGGTTCTAATTGAGGCATGACCAGTGCCTTGTTCAAGGAAGACCTCCTTCTAGTGTTTGTTTCTTCAGAACtagaaatacatagaaaatgaTCAGGTagatcagagagacagagagataagaCACAGGGAGATAGAtgcaaacatatataaaatgacaGAATGACAGGGAAGATCCACACCAAAATCATGATATTGTTTCCCATTCTGAAGGGAGGGAGGTGTAGGTTTGAGACTGGAAAgatttgaatgtttatttttcaaaaccctGGAAGCAAACATGGCAAATGTTAACACTTGTTCATTCTGCATTGGCATTtgttatattatatttttagcctgtctttgtgtttttccgtctttaaaaagatacatacataaaagtcaacataaatatgtatctatataaatAATTGTACACATGGATATACAtgtataaagaaatgttttagtGACTGAGGAGAGCTCTTACAAAATTTTTCAAGTTGACAACTTTTCATGAAATTAAATTACTAAATCCTCatagaacatttgaaaaatacaaaaaaaaagagacacaaattaATATTCCCCATAAAACTACCATGTAGAAATTGCCACATTTCGATGTCTTCATATCCCAAGCTTTTTCTCTATGCATTAAACAATTGCATCATTGATTTCCAATTTTCAGATAGTTGATTACGAAAATACTCGCTCAttgtaaaatgcagaaaaagataGATAAGGAAAGACAAATTACTTATGGCCTTACTACCTGATGTGCCCCCAACAAGGTTCTCAATGGCAAAAACCAAAATGTGATACTGGTTAGGAAGAGAAGGACATAACTGGAAAGACTGGAAATAGGATACATTGTCAATAAGGAGTTGTATTTACCAGGGtctttgctttcattcatttcctcCTCTAGGTCTTCATGTGATAAAGTTATCCAAACATTCAGTCAGATATTGCATGGCTGGACCCTAGCGCCAATTTGATCTTGGtttatatgttatttcttttatgaatcaATCTGAAGGATTCACTCACTATTGCGATtgccttaatttatttttgagggagGAGGGCTTATTATTTAACACCCTCTGCCgttttttcttgtttacttatatatatattttttcttgtctctctccttcattgTTGTATCCTCAGAGCCTAGAAGTGTCGgatattattagtattattatcgaatgaaaaaatgaatcaaagagcCTTTGGTGGTCCTGCCTACATAGGATTGTGAAAGTATCTTCCTTTAACGACCATTAGATACTGTAGCCTAAGAAGGCAACCTGGTGAGGCACCTGTTTTTCATCTGtatctcttcctccccacctccttatATGGCTGCAATTCGATGCCCCTGTGTTAATCAGAACCACTTGCCACAGTCAATACCATATCCTTCTTTTTTGCCTGTTTGCCTCATGCCTTGAGCCTGAAATATACATGTGACTGCCTCGCCTTCCGGTTCAATGAAATCATTAATGTGTCCTTTGGTGGGCATATTCTTCCCTTGGATACTAAAAATTTTGAACTCTCAGAGTCCAGTGttattagaataagaaaaaatattttcgggacgcctgagtggctcagtcagttcaggttctgccttcggctcaggtcatgatctcagggtcccggaatcaggccccacgtggggctctctgctcagctgggaggctgcttctccctctgcctgccattctgcctgcttgtgtgtgcgcgcgcgcgcgcgcgcgcgcgggcgctctctctctctctcttataaataaataaatctttttaaaaagagagagaaaaaggcgcctaggtggcccagttggttaagcgactgccttcggctcaggtcatgatcctggagtcccgggatcgagtcccgcatcgggctccctgctcggcagggagtctgcttctccctctgaccctcccccctcttgttctctcgctctcattctctctctctctttcaatcaataaataaaatcttaaaaaaaaaagagagagaaatattttagCTAGCCATTTACTATTGCAGTAGCCTTAACATTTTCTAGCTTatcatttatcattctttttttaaaagatgttatttatttatttatttgagagtgagagagtgagcgagtggtgggggagggagagggataagtgGACTCCACacgcactgagcgcagagcccaacatggggctccgggtttgatctcacaaacgctgagatcatgacctgagccaaaaccaagaggcttAACCgatgagccccccaggcgcccctcatttatcCTTCTTTACCACTTTTCCCATTTGGCATCAAGGAGTGTAAGAACTCCATTACCCTCTGTGAAGAGAAGTCTGTGTTGTTAAGGCTACAGATAGGCTCCACCTTTTGTAGATTTATGGGCCACTTAACAGTTATCCTTGAATGAATAGCCGCTTTTTGCCCTGTGCCCATTTTTCTACTGAGGTGttcacttttaactttttgatttgtaagagctctttatattttAAGGAGACTAACATTTTGTCACATATGGAGtaaaattttacaatttatttttctcttgaaattaacttttttaaagattcatgaacttttatttttattttttttaagattttatttacttatttgagagagagtgagcgagagagagagagcacatgagcaggggcagaaggagaggcagagggagaagcagactcccatctgagcagggagcccaatgtggggctcgatcccaagaccctgagatcatgacctgagccgaaggcagacgcttaaacgactgagccacccaggtgcccttattttatttttaaatattttatttatttatttgagagagagaggagagagagagagcatgaacgggggggggggggccagagggagaaaggagactccccactgagcaggaagcctgacatggggctcaatcccaggaccctgagatcacgacctgagccaaaaacagctgtttaaccaactgagccacccaggtgctccttgaaattaatttttaaccataactttaatatatgataaattatTAATTGTAATGTTTAACTTCTATTAATAAaaaactttaacatttttaaatataattaggttcttccccttttttttaatggttcctGCTTTGGTATTATTCGGAGGAATACTTGAACAACTTCATCATCATAGGAATTCAGCAAGGAATGTTAGTAATAACACAGTAAAATTACTAATAATcactaccatttactgagtatttattaTGTATCAGACACTCTACATACCTTATTCTATTTAATACAAGAAGCCTATGAGgtaattattattcccattctaccAGTCAGGAGACAGAGGCTCAAGAAGACAGAGTAAGTTGCTCATCATCATGTGACTTACAAGTGTCGGAGCTGAAACTCAGTCATTTAGTCACGTACAAACTCGACTTCGTCAGCAGATGAGTAGATCTAGGTCCCCAACCTGGCTCTACTGTGCTGGCCACTAGATGTGATACCTGCGCGTGTGGTTTCACCCCTCGGAGACTTAATGTCACCTATAACATTTGTTTAACAAGGACTCTCTCATAGAGTTGTTGAGGGAtttaaatgagggaaaaaagCTTTAATATGGCTGGCACCAAGAGACAGCCAATGCAAAAATGTCAGCCACCACCCCTTAATTACCTCtttccctaggggcgcctgggtggttcgcttggttaagcaactgccttcggctcaggtcatgatcctggagtcccgggatcaagtcccgggatcgagtcccgcatcgggctcccctgctcagtggggggtctgcttctccctctgaccctccccgctctcatgtgctctctctctcaaataaataaatatttttttttaattacctctttccctcccctctctttgtggcaggtggggcagaggggagggaagagaaagggaaaactaGGACCTGCAGCGAGGTGCAGAGGTTGGAACCCCAAGCTTAGCTGACCTAAGTAAGGAACAGAGTGAGGTGAAGTGCCACATGGCTGGGAGAGATCCCACCCAGGGAGCGGCTCAGATGCTTCCAGCACAGACGTATGTCTTTTCGTGTGTGGGAGGTAGGGGTGGAGTTGGATCAGGAAGATCTCACCGCAGCTTAGAAGCAGCAACTCTAACTTGTGAGGAGAGCGCTGCGAGGTTGCTGCTCACCTCCCCGCTCTCGCTCTGCtggccccaacacacacaccgaGACCATGGGCACCTTCCAGGGACACCTGCTGGCGGGGATATTCTTCCTCATCTTCTCCCTTTACTACTCAGTGATGGTGTCCTTGGCCCTGCTGCGGGGACAGAGGTCTCTCAGCTCCCCTTTGCCCCCAAGGGAGAAGCGAGGACACAGGTGGTGGCAGCTGATATCTGTGCAAGGGATGATGAAGTTGGTCGTCTCCCTGGGTGGCATCATTCCTGAGTTCTTCTACCCCCCTGGAGTAAACCGGATGAGGATAATAGACTGGGAGGACCCTCGGCGGCCATTCTTGTTCTGTGACAACTGGGATCATGTCACCATGTATGGGTTTTTCATGCTCAGCGGCGTGGTGGACATTGTGAGCCAGTCATGTCAAGCACGGCAGAACGTCAAGCTGGAGCGAGCAGCTGAGGCCCTGGCCTTCTGGGTGCTGACACTGTTGATGGTTGCCCACCTGGAGAACAAGGGCACCTTGGAGATCCGCGTCCATGGGCTGTTCGTAGCGCTCACCTTCCTGGTTAGCCTGGTGCTCACCATAGAGGTCTGGGTCCCTGACCAACCCACGCTGTGGGTGCTCAAGACCTGGATGGGGCTGGTGCTCAGCAGCTGGATGCTGCAGCTCTCCGTGCTAATGTACGTTCCTCCCTTGGGGCAGCCCTGGAGAGCAGAAAACCCTGGGGACCTCGCCTTCCTCCCCATCTTCTTCTGCTGGCACCTGGGCTTGGGGGTGGCCATACTGGCCACTGTCTATGGTCTCTGCAGCCTCTGGCACCATCGCTTCT
Proteins encoded in this window:
- the LOC110582503 gene encoding transmembrane epididymal protein 1A-like; amino-acid sequence: MGTFQGHLLAGIFFLIFSLYYSVMVSLALLRGQRSLSSPLPPREKRGHRWWQLISVQGMMKLVVSLGGIIPEFFYPPGVNRMRIIDWEDPRRPFLFCDNWDHVTMYGFFMLSGVVDIVSQSCQARQNVKLERAAEALAFWVLTLLMVAHLENKGTLEIRVHGLFVALTFLVSLVLTIEVWVPDQPTLWVLKTWMGLVLSSWMLQLSVLMYVPPLGQPWRAENPGDLAFLPIFFCWHLGLGVAILATVYGLCSLWHHRFSSWREVPGAKYQLCPRGYGNEELEKLGTEAMLQDGGI